A stretch of the Desulfobacter sp. genome encodes the following:
- a CDS encoding TetR/AcrR family transcriptional regulator, with protein MAESRFAELKEKEKLARKQIVIESALALFAKKPFYEVGMREVADEAGISPATIYRYFPSQEELFNEAFIQDISSASKEFERLVEKDEPASIEQFAVKFVGHLIEKESSFQMMTYLMLKDDLTHPVMGRFDSVTKIFFDLFTKLLQRHGVEEESARLYSHAFIASITGILMTFRNFPLKDRQSVREHIIKIVKLNSSLYSKQLLGV; from the coding sequence GTGGCTGAATCAAGATTTGCAGAACTGAAGGAAAAAGAAAAACTGGCAAGAAAACAGATTGTTATTGAGTCCGCTTTGGCATTGTTTGCCAAAAAACCCTTTTACGAGGTGGGCATGCGGGAGGTGGCTGATGAGGCCGGTATATCCCCTGCCACTATTTACAGGTATTTTCCCAGCCAGGAAGAATTATTTAACGAGGCCTTTATTCAGGATATTTCGTCTGCCAGCAAAGAGTTTGAACGGCTTGTGGAAAAGGATGAGCCGGCCAGCATTGAGCAGTTTGCCGTGAAATTCGTGGGCCATCTCATTGAAAAAGAATCCAGTTTTCAGATGATGACCTATCTCATGCTCAAAGACGATCTCACCCATCCGGTCATGGGCAGATTTGATTCGGTTACCAAGATCTTTTTTGATCTGTTTACAAAATTGCTCCAACGCCACGGCGTGGAAGAGGAGAGTGCACGGCTATACTCCCACGCATTTATCGCCTCGATCACAGGGATTCTCATGACCTTTAGAAATTTTCCCCTTAAAGATCGCCAATCGGTTCGTGAGCATATTATAAAAATTGTAAAACTTAACTCTTCATTATATTCTAAACAGCTTCTGGGCGTTTAA